The Carassius carassius chromosome 2, fCarCar2.1, whole genome shotgun sequence genome has a segment encoding these proteins:
- the LOC132109373 gene encoding RWD domain-containing protein 4-like isoform X2: protein MTANEDQEMELEALRSIYEGDDCFKELSPVSFQFRIGDLDDSRSFLLEVSWAENYPETAPHISLDSFFNNRISLETKQYILSKLSEQVETNLGTAMMYTLFEWAKENQETLMENHQPVTSAVTLISNSDVMNNSTTASKKKEKKEQLTKAQKRKLIGRTDNKGELPRGWDWVDVIKLSKTGGKCED, encoded by the exons ATGACAGccaatgaagaccaggag ATGGAGTTGGAGGCTCTGCGCTCTATCTATGAAGGAGATGACTGCTTTAAGGAGCTCAGCCCTGTTTCTTTTCAGTTCAGG ATAGGAGATCTTGATGACTCCAGATCCTTCCTGCTAGAAGTGTCCTGGGCAGAAAACTATCCTGAAACTGCCCCGCACATATCGTTAGATTCTTTTTTCAACAACAGAAT ATCCCTGGAGACAAAGCAGTACATTCTCTCGAAATTGAGTGAACAGGTAGAGACCAACCTGGGTACTGCCATGATGTACACGCTCTTTGAGTGGGCTAAAGAGAACCAGGAAACACTCATGGAAAACCACCAGCCTGTGACATCTGCTGTG ACCCTGATATCCAACAGCGATGTCATGAATAATTCCACCACTGCCAGTAAgaagaaggaaaagaaagagcAACTAACCAAAGCACAGAAGAGGAAACTGATTGGAAGAACAG ATAATAAGGGTGAACTGCCAAGAGGTTGGGACTGGGTAGATGTTATTAAG CTGAGCAAAACTGGAGGAAAATGTGAAGATTAA
- the LOC132109373 gene encoding RWD domain-containing protein 4-like isoform X1, translating to MTANEDQEMELEALRSIYEGDDCFKELSPVSFQFRIGDLDDSRSFLLEVSWAENYPETAPHISLDSFFNNRISLETKQYILSKLSEQVETNLGTAMMYTLFEWAKENQETLMENHQPVTSAVTLISNSDVMNNSTTASKKKEKKEQLTKAQKRKLIGRTDNKGELPRGWDWVDVIKHVSSLCVKYTCI from the exons ATGACAGccaatgaagaccaggag ATGGAGTTGGAGGCTCTGCGCTCTATCTATGAAGGAGATGACTGCTTTAAGGAGCTCAGCCCTGTTTCTTTTCAGTTCAGG ATAGGAGATCTTGATGACTCCAGATCCTTCCTGCTAGAAGTGTCCTGGGCAGAAAACTATCCTGAAACTGCCCCGCACATATCGTTAGATTCTTTTTTCAACAACAGAAT ATCCCTGGAGACAAAGCAGTACATTCTCTCGAAATTGAGTGAACAGGTAGAGACCAACCTGGGTACTGCCATGATGTACACGCTCTTTGAGTGGGCTAAAGAGAACCAGGAAACACTCATGGAAAACCACCAGCCTGTGACATCTGCTGTG ACCCTGATATCCAACAGCGATGTCATGAATAATTCCACCACTGCCAGTAAgaagaaggaaaagaaagagcAACTAACCAAAGCACAGAAGAGGAAACTGATTGGAAGAACAG ATAATAAGGGTGAACTGCCAAGAGGTTGGGACTGGGTAGATGTTATTAAG CATGTAAGCAGTTTGTGTGtaaaatatacatgtatatag
- the LOC132109373 gene encoding RWD domain-containing protein 4-like isoform X3 produces MLDKMELEALRSIYEGDDCFKELSPVSFQFRIGDLDDSRSFLLEVSWAENYPETAPHISLDSFFNNRISLETKQYILSKLSEQVETNLGTAMMYTLFEWAKENQETLMENHQPVTSAVTLISNSDVMNNSTTASKKKEKKEQLTKAQKRKLIGRTDNKGELPRGWDWVDVIKHVSSLCVKYTCI; encoded by the exons ATGCTGGATAAA ATGGAGTTGGAGGCTCTGCGCTCTATCTATGAAGGAGATGACTGCTTTAAGGAGCTCAGCCCTGTTTCTTTTCAGTTCAGG ATAGGAGATCTTGATGACTCCAGATCCTTCCTGCTAGAAGTGTCCTGGGCAGAAAACTATCCTGAAACTGCCCCGCACATATCGTTAGATTCTTTTTTCAACAACAGAAT ATCCCTGGAGACAAAGCAGTACATTCTCTCGAAATTGAGTGAACAGGTAGAGACCAACCTGGGTACTGCCATGATGTACACGCTCTTTGAGTGGGCTAAAGAGAACCAGGAAACACTCATGGAAAACCACCAGCCTGTGACATCTGCTGTG ACCCTGATATCCAACAGCGATGTCATGAATAATTCCACCACTGCCAGTAAgaagaaggaaaagaaagagcAACTAACCAAAGCACAGAAGAGGAAACTGATTGGAAGAACAG ATAATAAGGGTGAACTGCCAAGAGGTTGGGACTGGGTAGATGTTATTAAG CATGTAAGCAGTTTGTGTGtaaaatatacatgtatatag